The genome window TTACTTTACACATAATCATAAAAAGCTTAAGATTCCTTTCAAACTGGCGCATAACCTGATCGTCATACCTGTCTCTATCAATGATTCTAAGCCTCTTAATTTTATACTTGATTCTGGTGTAAACAGTACACTTATCACTAAATTGGATTATACTGACTCGCTTAGTTTAAACAACTCTACTAAGATTACCGTGCAAGGGCTAGGAGAGGGCTATACCATGGAAGCATTGATCTCCAGAAGTAACAGCATGCAACTAAAACATATCAGGGGCGAGAATCAGGAGGTATATGTATTGCTGGAAGATGTTTTTAACCTTTCCACCCGAATGGGAATGCCCATACATGGTATAATAGGCTATGATATCTTTAAAAACTTTATAGTTAAGATTAATTACAGTGCCCAGGTTATTACGCTCTACAGACCCGATGCCAAGATCAGGATAAACAAAAAAGCAGAAGTTCATCAACTACATATTGAAGACTGCAAACCATATGTTTTTGCAAAGGTCAGGCAGTATAACGGCGACTCTTTAAATGTGAAACTGGTAGTAGATACAGGTGCCAGCCACTCCCTGTCGTTATACCTGCCAACCCATGAAAAACTGAAGTTACCTCCTAAAGTGATGGAAGCTTACTTAGGACGTGGACTTAGTGGCGACATACACGGAAAAATTGGTAGAATAGATGGTATGTCCTTAGGACGATATGATTTTACTGATTTACCAGCATCATATCCTGACGAAGAAGCTATAAGGCTTGCGCTAAATGTGGCTAACCGAAACGGTAACCTCGGTTCAGATATTTTAAAGCGATTTAATGTAATATTCGATTACCCACACAACAGACTCATCCTGTACCCAAATGGGAAGTATAAACAACCATTTAGTTACAACATTGCAGGTTTTGAAGTAAGCACTCCTATGCCGGGCATAAATGTTTATGTGGTATCAAATGTGTCTAAAAATTCCGCAGCGCAAGAAAAAGGCATCGAGGTTGGGGACCAGCTAGTATCTATAAACGGGCAGGACTGTAAAGATCTGGATTTAAACAGAATACTCAATTACCTGGACGGAAGGCCGGGCCAGCAGCTGCGTCTCATCTTTAAGCGGGACTTGAAACCTTATAAAGTAAGTTTAACCTTACAAAACAGGATCTGACAAACTAAGTCTCTATTTGGAGACCTGCTGAAAATCCTGCAGAATTTGCAGGACAAGCAAAATACCCGCCATTATGATAAGGAAAATTCCGGTATACATCCTGGCTTTAGGAATGGGTTTAGTTTCTACATCACCAAACTCATTTACACTGCTGAAGCGAAGGTTGCTTAACAGGAGACCGTTCCCGAAACTGAGCCAGATTGCAGCCGTTAGTGCCTGTCCGAACAGGAAAAGTGTAACCAGTCCAATCACAGAAAATAAGATGCCGATCATGACCGGCAGGTTCAGGTTTTTCATCATCTTAAAACAGAAATGCTGCAAGTTAAGCTATAAACAGGCAATGCCAATATAACTATAGCTGTAGCATGTATTAACTATAACAAATTTATATGATGTATAATTTTTAATTGAATTTTGGGCGGAATGTTGTTTAATAAATTTTTTAATGAAAACATTTGCACGGCTTTAGCAGTATTTAAACGCTCAAGCTGTTTTACATTTAAATTAAGAAATGAAAAAAAAGGTCCTTTTATCTGGCGCTAAGCCAACGATAAAACACGCTGCTACGAAGCGTGCGACTTTTTCTGCCCGCGTATGCAGGGCAGTTTTTAGGATTACCTTTTCCAATTTCAGGCTCAGGCCCTAGGCCGACGTTCTATCTGATCACCTATGCGGTGATCTTG of Pontibacter deserti contains these proteins:
- a CDS encoding aspartyl protease family protein, coding for MTKAFYPMLLCLLQCFLVIIGAQGQSVPVDTAYFTHNHKKLKIPFKLAHNLIVIPVSINDSKPLNFILDSGVNSTLITKLDYTDSLSLNNSTKITVQGLGEGYTMEALISRSNSMQLKHIRGENQEVYVLLEDVFNLSTRMGMPIHGIIGYDIFKNFIVKINYSAQVITLYRPDAKIRINKKAEVHQLHIEDCKPYVFAKVRQYNGDSLNVKLVVDTGASHSLSLYLPTHEKLKLPPKVMEAYLGRGLSGDIHGKIGRIDGMSLGRYDFTDLPASYPDEEAIRLALNVANRNGNLGSDILKRFNVIFDYPHNRLILYPNGKYKQPFSYNIAGFEVSTPMPGINVYVVSNVSKNSAAQEKGIEVGDQLVSINGQDCKDLDLNRILNYLDGRPGQQLRLIFKRDLKPYKVSLTLQNRI